Proteins co-encoded in one Arachis hypogaea cultivar Tifrunner chromosome 13, arahy.Tifrunner.gnm2.J5K5, whole genome shotgun sequence genomic window:
- the LOC112792079 gene encoding uncharacterized protein isoform X4: MDIEEDIRSLQLDSAEDNNGVVIPDDVKPEEVDKSEKIEEIEKSNEMDEVRNREIHPVQDQEDELDNRKRHLNVVFIGHVDAGKSTTGGQILFLSGQVDERTIQKYEKEAKDKSRESWYMAYIMDTNEEERVKGKTVEVGRAHFETESTRFTILDAPGHKSYVPNMISGASQADVGVLVISARKGEFETGYERGGQTREHVQLAKTLGVTKLLVVVNKMDDPTVNWAKERYDEIESKMIPFLRQSGYNVKKDVMFLPISGLIGTNLQTRVDKSICSWWDGPCLFEALDAVEVPLRDPNGPFRMPILDKFKDMGTVVMGKVEFGSVREGDSLLVMPNKDQVKVVAVFIDENRVRRAGPGENLRIRLSGVEEEDILSGFVLSSVANPVPTVTEFVAQLQILELLDNAIFTAGYKAVLHIHSVVEECEIVELLQQIDPKTKKPMKKKVLFVKNGAVVVCRVQVSNTICVEKFSDFPQLGRFTLRSEGKTVAVGKVTGV; encoded by the exons ATGG ATATCGAGGAAGACATCCGTTCTTTGCAGCTTGACTCAGCAG AAGACAATAATGGGGTGGTAATTCCAGATGATGTAAAGCCAGAAGAAGTTGATAAATCTGAAAAGATTGAAGAAATTGAGAAATCTAATGAGATGGATGAAG TGAGAAATAGAGAAATTCATCCTGTACAAGATCAAGAAGATGAGCTTGACAACCGAAAAAggcacttgaatgttgtattcaTTGGCCATGTTG ATGCTGGTAAGTCAACAACCGGAGGTCAGATACTTTTCCTCAGTGGTCAGGTTGATGAAAGGACTATACAGAAATATGAGAAAGAAGCTAAAGATAAAAGTCGAGAAAGCTG GTATATGGCTTATATAATGGACACAAATGAGGAGGAGAGAGTGAAG GGAAAAACAGTTGAAGTTGGAAGAGCTCATTTTGAGACAGAGTCAACACGGTTTACAATTTTGGATGCACCT GGTCATAAAAGCTATGTTCCTAACATGATTAGTGGTGCATCTCAAGCTGATGTTGGAGTGTTG GTAATTTCTGCTCGAAAGGGAGAATTTGAAACTGGATATGAGAGAGGTGGACAAACTCGTGAACATGTCCAGCTTGCAAAAACATTGGGTGTGACTAAGCTGCTTGTTGTTGTAAATAAAATGGATGATCCAACTGTGAATTGGGCAAAAGAAag GTATGATGAGATTGAGTCAAAGATGATTCCATTTTTGAGACAATCAGGATACAATGTGAAGAAAG ATGTCATGTTTTTGCCAATATCTGGTCTGATTGGCACCAACTTGCAAACAAGAGTGGATAAAAGCATTTGCTCATGGTGGGATGGCCCTTGCTTATTTGAAGCGCTTGATGCTGTTGAAGTTCCTCTACGAGATCCCAATGGTCCTTTCAG GATGCCTATACTTGATAAATTCAAAGACATGGGAACTGTCGTTATGGGGAAAGTGGAATTTGGCAGTGTCCGTGAGGGAGATTCCTTGTTGGTCATGCCAAATAAG GATCAAGTTAAAGTTGTTGCTGTATTCATTGATGAAAATCGGGTTAGGCGTGCAGGACCTGGTGAAAATTTACGGATTAGGTTATCAGGTGTTGAAGAGGAGGATATATTATCTGGGTTTGTCCTGTCTAGTGTTG CAAATCCAGTGCCAACTGTTACTGAGTTTGTTGCTCAGCTGCAAATCCTTGAATTGCTGGACAAT GCTATTTTTACTGCTGGGTACAAGGCTGTATTGCATATACACTCTGTTGTTGAAGAATGTGAAATTGTTGAGCTGTTACAGCAAATAGATCCAAAGACAAAGAAACCAATGAAAAAGAAAGTGCTATTTGTGAAGAATGGTGCTGTTGTTGTGTGCCGTGTTCAG GTTAGTAACACGATATGTGTTGAGAAGTTTTCTGATTTTCCGCAACTAGGGAGATTCACTCTTCGCAGTGAAG GAAAAACTGTTGCGGTTGGGAAAGTCACTGGTGTGTGA
- the LOC112792079 gene encoding uncharacterized protein isoform X1 has protein sequence MDIEEDIRSLQLDSAAEDNNGVVIPDDVKPEEVDKSEKIEEIEKSNEMDEDPKQEVQAQPNQAEPTVRNREIHPVQDQEDELDNRKRHLNVVFIGHVDAGKSTTGGQILFLSGQVDERTIQKYEKEAKDKSRESWYMAYIMDTNEEERVKGKTVEVGRAHFETESTRFTILDAPGHKSYVPNMISGASQADVGVLVISARKGEFETGYERGGQTREHVQLAKTLGVTKLLVVVNKMDDPTVNWAKERYDEIESKMIPFLRQSGYNVKKDVMFLPISGLIGTNLQTRVDKSICSWWDGPCLFEALDAVEVPLRDPNGPFRMPILDKFKDMGTVVMGKVEFGSVREGDSLLVMPNKDQVKVVAVFIDENRVRRAGPGENLRIRLSGVEEEDILSGFVLSSVANPVPTVTEFVAQLQILELLDNAIFTAGYKAVLHIHSVVEECEIVELLQQIDPKTKKPMKKKVLFVKNGAVVVCRVQVSNTICVEKFSDFPQLGRFTLRSEGKTVAVGKVTGV, from the exons ATGG ATATCGAGGAAGACATCCGTTCTTTGCAGCTTGACTCAGCAG CAGAAGACAATAATGGGGTGGTAATTCCAGATGATGTAAAGCCAGAAGAAGTTGATAAATCTGAAAAGATTGAAGAAATTGAGAAATCTAATGAGATGGATGAAG ATCCAAAGCAGGAGGTTCAGGCACAGCCTAACCAGGCTGAGCCAACAG TGAGAAATAGAGAAATTCATCCTGTACAAGATCAAGAAGATGAGCTTGACAACCGAAAAAggcacttgaatgttgtattcaTTGGCCATGTTG ATGCTGGTAAGTCAACAACCGGAGGTCAGATACTTTTCCTCAGTGGTCAGGTTGATGAAAGGACTATACAGAAATATGAGAAAGAAGCTAAAGATAAAAGTCGAGAAAGCTG GTATATGGCTTATATAATGGACACAAATGAGGAGGAGAGAGTGAAG GGAAAAACAGTTGAAGTTGGAAGAGCTCATTTTGAGACAGAGTCAACACGGTTTACAATTTTGGATGCACCT GGTCATAAAAGCTATGTTCCTAACATGATTAGTGGTGCATCTCAAGCTGATGTTGGAGTGTTG GTAATTTCTGCTCGAAAGGGAGAATTTGAAACTGGATATGAGAGAGGTGGACAAACTCGTGAACATGTCCAGCTTGCAAAAACATTGGGTGTGACTAAGCTGCTTGTTGTTGTAAATAAAATGGATGATCCAACTGTGAATTGGGCAAAAGAAag GTATGATGAGATTGAGTCAAAGATGATTCCATTTTTGAGACAATCAGGATACAATGTGAAGAAAG ATGTCATGTTTTTGCCAATATCTGGTCTGATTGGCACCAACTTGCAAACAAGAGTGGATAAAAGCATTTGCTCATGGTGGGATGGCCCTTGCTTATTTGAAGCGCTTGATGCTGTTGAAGTTCCTCTACGAGATCCCAATGGTCCTTTCAG GATGCCTATACTTGATAAATTCAAAGACATGGGAACTGTCGTTATGGGGAAAGTGGAATTTGGCAGTGTCCGTGAGGGAGATTCCTTGTTGGTCATGCCAAATAAG GATCAAGTTAAAGTTGTTGCTGTATTCATTGATGAAAATCGGGTTAGGCGTGCAGGACCTGGTGAAAATTTACGGATTAGGTTATCAGGTGTTGAAGAGGAGGATATATTATCTGGGTTTGTCCTGTCTAGTGTTG CAAATCCAGTGCCAACTGTTACTGAGTTTGTTGCTCAGCTGCAAATCCTTGAATTGCTGGACAAT GCTATTTTTACTGCTGGGTACAAGGCTGTATTGCATATACACTCTGTTGTTGAAGAATGTGAAATTGTTGAGCTGTTACAGCAAATAGATCCAAAGACAAAGAAACCAATGAAAAAGAAAGTGCTATTTGTGAAGAATGGTGCTGTTGTTGTGTGCCGTGTTCAG GTTAGTAACACGATATGTGTTGAGAAGTTTTCTGATTTTCCGCAACTAGGGAGATTCACTCTTCGCAGTGAAG GAAAAACTGTTGCGGTTGGGAAAGTCACTGGTGTGTGA
- the LOC112792079 gene encoding uncharacterized protein isoform X3, which produces MDIEEDIRSLQLDSAAEDNNGVVIPDDVKPEEVDKSEKIEEIEKSNEMDEVRNREIHPVQDQEDELDNRKRHLNVVFIGHVDAGKSTTGGQILFLSGQVDERTIQKYEKEAKDKSRESWYMAYIMDTNEEERVKGKTVEVGRAHFETESTRFTILDAPGHKSYVPNMISGASQADVGVLVISARKGEFETGYERGGQTREHVQLAKTLGVTKLLVVVNKMDDPTVNWAKERYDEIESKMIPFLRQSGYNVKKDVMFLPISGLIGTNLQTRVDKSICSWWDGPCLFEALDAVEVPLRDPNGPFRMPILDKFKDMGTVVMGKVEFGSVREGDSLLVMPNKDQVKVVAVFIDENRVRRAGPGENLRIRLSGVEEEDILSGFVLSSVANPVPTVTEFVAQLQILELLDNAIFTAGYKAVLHIHSVVEECEIVELLQQIDPKTKKPMKKKVLFVKNGAVVVCRVQVSNTICVEKFSDFPQLGRFTLRSEGKTVAVGKVTGV; this is translated from the exons ATGG ATATCGAGGAAGACATCCGTTCTTTGCAGCTTGACTCAGCAG CAGAAGACAATAATGGGGTGGTAATTCCAGATGATGTAAAGCCAGAAGAAGTTGATAAATCTGAAAAGATTGAAGAAATTGAGAAATCTAATGAGATGGATGAAG TGAGAAATAGAGAAATTCATCCTGTACAAGATCAAGAAGATGAGCTTGACAACCGAAAAAggcacttgaatgttgtattcaTTGGCCATGTTG ATGCTGGTAAGTCAACAACCGGAGGTCAGATACTTTTCCTCAGTGGTCAGGTTGATGAAAGGACTATACAGAAATATGAGAAAGAAGCTAAAGATAAAAGTCGAGAAAGCTG GTATATGGCTTATATAATGGACACAAATGAGGAGGAGAGAGTGAAG GGAAAAACAGTTGAAGTTGGAAGAGCTCATTTTGAGACAGAGTCAACACGGTTTACAATTTTGGATGCACCT GGTCATAAAAGCTATGTTCCTAACATGATTAGTGGTGCATCTCAAGCTGATGTTGGAGTGTTG GTAATTTCTGCTCGAAAGGGAGAATTTGAAACTGGATATGAGAGAGGTGGACAAACTCGTGAACATGTCCAGCTTGCAAAAACATTGGGTGTGACTAAGCTGCTTGTTGTTGTAAATAAAATGGATGATCCAACTGTGAATTGGGCAAAAGAAag GTATGATGAGATTGAGTCAAAGATGATTCCATTTTTGAGACAATCAGGATACAATGTGAAGAAAG ATGTCATGTTTTTGCCAATATCTGGTCTGATTGGCACCAACTTGCAAACAAGAGTGGATAAAAGCATTTGCTCATGGTGGGATGGCCCTTGCTTATTTGAAGCGCTTGATGCTGTTGAAGTTCCTCTACGAGATCCCAATGGTCCTTTCAG GATGCCTATACTTGATAAATTCAAAGACATGGGAACTGTCGTTATGGGGAAAGTGGAATTTGGCAGTGTCCGTGAGGGAGATTCCTTGTTGGTCATGCCAAATAAG GATCAAGTTAAAGTTGTTGCTGTATTCATTGATGAAAATCGGGTTAGGCGTGCAGGACCTGGTGAAAATTTACGGATTAGGTTATCAGGTGTTGAAGAGGAGGATATATTATCTGGGTTTGTCCTGTCTAGTGTTG CAAATCCAGTGCCAACTGTTACTGAGTTTGTTGCTCAGCTGCAAATCCTTGAATTGCTGGACAAT GCTATTTTTACTGCTGGGTACAAGGCTGTATTGCATATACACTCTGTTGTTGAAGAATGTGAAATTGTTGAGCTGTTACAGCAAATAGATCCAAAGACAAAGAAACCAATGAAAAAGAAAGTGCTATTTGTGAAGAATGGTGCTGTTGTTGTGTGCCGTGTTCAG GTTAGTAACACGATATGTGTTGAGAAGTTTTCTGATTTTCCGCAACTAGGGAGATTCACTCTTCGCAGTGAAG GAAAAACTGTTGCGGTTGGGAAAGTCACTGGTGTGTGA
- the LOC112792079 gene encoding uncharacterized protein isoform X5, protein MVRNREIHPVQDQEDELDNRKRHLNVVFIGHVDAGKSTTGGQILFLSGQVDERTIQKYEKEAKDKSRESWYMAYIMDTNEEERVKGKTVEVGRAHFETESTRFTILDAPGHKSYVPNMISGASQADVGVLVISARKGEFETGYERGGQTREHVQLAKTLGVTKLLVVVNKMDDPTVNWAKERYDEIESKMIPFLRQSGYNVKKDVMFLPISGLIGTNLQTRVDKSICSWWDGPCLFEALDAVEVPLRDPNGPFRMPILDKFKDMGTVVMGKVEFGSVREGDSLLVMPNKDQVKVVAVFIDENRVRRAGPGENLRIRLSGVEEEDILSGFVLSSVANPVPTVTEFVAQLQILELLDNAIFTAGYKAVLHIHSVVEECEIVELLQQIDPKTKKPMKKKVLFVKNGAVVVCRVQVSNTICVEKFSDFPQLGRFTLRSEGKTVAVGKVTGV, encoded by the exons ATGG TGAGAAATAGAGAAATTCATCCTGTACAAGATCAAGAAGATGAGCTTGACAACCGAAAAAggcacttgaatgttgtattcaTTGGCCATGTTG ATGCTGGTAAGTCAACAACCGGAGGTCAGATACTTTTCCTCAGTGGTCAGGTTGATGAAAGGACTATACAGAAATATGAGAAAGAAGCTAAAGATAAAAGTCGAGAAAGCTG GTATATGGCTTATATAATGGACACAAATGAGGAGGAGAGAGTGAAG GGAAAAACAGTTGAAGTTGGAAGAGCTCATTTTGAGACAGAGTCAACACGGTTTACAATTTTGGATGCACCT GGTCATAAAAGCTATGTTCCTAACATGATTAGTGGTGCATCTCAAGCTGATGTTGGAGTGTTG GTAATTTCTGCTCGAAAGGGAGAATTTGAAACTGGATATGAGAGAGGTGGACAAACTCGTGAACATGTCCAGCTTGCAAAAACATTGGGTGTGACTAAGCTGCTTGTTGTTGTAAATAAAATGGATGATCCAACTGTGAATTGGGCAAAAGAAag GTATGATGAGATTGAGTCAAAGATGATTCCATTTTTGAGACAATCAGGATACAATGTGAAGAAAG ATGTCATGTTTTTGCCAATATCTGGTCTGATTGGCACCAACTTGCAAACAAGAGTGGATAAAAGCATTTGCTCATGGTGGGATGGCCCTTGCTTATTTGAAGCGCTTGATGCTGTTGAAGTTCCTCTACGAGATCCCAATGGTCCTTTCAG GATGCCTATACTTGATAAATTCAAAGACATGGGAACTGTCGTTATGGGGAAAGTGGAATTTGGCAGTGTCCGTGAGGGAGATTCCTTGTTGGTCATGCCAAATAAG GATCAAGTTAAAGTTGTTGCTGTATTCATTGATGAAAATCGGGTTAGGCGTGCAGGACCTGGTGAAAATTTACGGATTAGGTTATCAGGTGTTGAAGAGGAGGATATATTATCTGGGTTTGTCCTGTCTAGTGTTG CAAATCCAGTGCCAACTGTTACTGAGTTTGTTGCTCAGCTGCAAATCCTTGAATTGCTGGACAAT GCTATTTTTACTGCTGGGTACAAGGCTGTATTGCATATACACTCTGTTGTTGAAGAATGTGAAATTGTTGAGCTGTTACAGCAAATAGATCCAAAGACAAAGAAACCAATGAAAAAGAAAGTGCTATTTGTGAAGAATGGTGCTGTTGTTGTGTGCCGTGTTCAG GTTAGTAACACGATATGTGTTGAGAAGTTTTCTGATTTTCCGCAACTAGGGAGATTCACTCTTCGCAGTGAAG GAAAAACTGTTGCGGTTGGGAAAGTCACTGGTGTGTGA
- the LOC112792079 gene encoding uncharacterized protein isoform X2: MDIEEDIRSLQLDSAEDNNGVVIPDDVKPEEVDKSEKIEEIEKSNEMDEDPKQEVQAQPNQAEPTVRNREIHPVQDQEDELDNRKRHLNVVFIGHVDAGKSTTGGQILFLSGQVDERTIQKYEKEAKDKSRESWYMAYIMDTNEEERVKGKTVEVGRAHFETESTRFTILDAPGHKSYVPNMISGASQADVGVLVISARKGEFETGYERGGQTREHVQLAKTLGVTKLLVVVNKMDDPTVNWAKERYDEIESKMIPFLRQSGYNVKKDVMFLPISGLIGTNLQTRVDKSICSWWDGPCLFEALDAVEVPLRDPNGPFRMPILDKFKDMGTVVMGKVEFGSVREGDSLLVMPNKDQVKVVAVFIDENRVRRAGPGENLRIRLSGVEEEDILSGFVLSSVANPVPTVTEFVAQLQILELLDNAIFTAGYKAVLHIHSVVEECEIVELLQQIDPKTKKPMKKKVLFVKNGAVVVCRVQVSNTICVEKFSDFPQLGRFTLRSEGKTVAVGKVTGV; this comes from the exons ATGG ATATCGAGGAAGACATCCGTTCTTTGCAGCTTGACTCAGCAG AAGACAATAATGGGGTGGTAATTCCAGATGATGTAAAGCCAGAAGAAGTTGATAAATCTGAAAAGATTGAAGAAATTGAGAAATCTAATGAGATGGATGAAG ATCCAAAGCAGGAGGTTCAGGCACAGCCTAACCAGGCTGAGCCAACAG TGAGAAATAGAGAAATTCATCCTGTACAAGATCAAGAAGATGAGCTTGACAACCGAAAAAggcacttgaatgttgtattcaTTGGCCATGTTG ATGCTGGTAAGTCAACAACCGGAGGTCAGATACTTTTCCTCAGTGGTCAGGTTGATGAAAGGACTATACAGAAATATGAGAAAGAAGCTAAAGATAAAAGTCGAGAAAGCTG GTATATGGCTTATATAATGGACACAAATGAGGAGGAGAGAGTGAAG GGAAAAACAGTTGAAGTTGGAAGAGCTCATTTTGAGACAGAGTCAACACGGTTTACAATTTTGGATGCACCT GGTCATAAAAGCTATGTTCCTAACATGATTAGTGGTGCATCTCAAGCTGATGTTGGAGTGTTG GTAATTTCTGCTCGAAAGGGAGAATTTGAAACTGGATATGAGAGAGGTGGACAAACTCGTGAACATGTCCAGCTTGCAAAAACATTGGGTGTGACTAAGCTGCTTGTTGTTGTAAATAAAATGGATGATCCAACTGTGAATTGGGCAAAAGAAag GTATGATGAGATTGAGTCAAAGATGATTCCATTTTTGAGACAATCAGGATACAATGTGAAGAAAG ATGTCATGTTTTTGCCAATATCTGGTCTGATTGGCACCAACTTGCAAACAAGAGTGGATAAAAGCATTTGCTCATGGTGGGATGGCCCTTGCTTATTTGAAGCGCTTGATGCTGTTGAAGTTCCTCTACGAGATCCCAATGGTCCTTTCAG GATGCCTATACTTGATAAATTCAAAGACATGGGAACTGTCGTTATGGGGAAAGTGGAATTTGGCAGTGTCCGTGAGGGAGATTCCTTGTTGGTCATGCCAAATAAG GATCAAGTTAAAGTTGTTGCTGTATTCATTGATGAAAATCGGGTTAGGCGTGCAGGACCTGGTGAAAATTTACGGATTAGGTTATCAGGTGTTGAAGAGGAGGATATATTATCTGGGTTTGTCCTGTCTAGTGTTG CAAATCCAGTGCCAACTGTTACTGAGTTTGTTGCTCAGCTGCAAATCCTTGAATTGCTGGACAAT GCTATTTTTACTGCTGGGTACAAGGCTGTATTGCATATACACTCTGTTGTTGAAGAATGTGAAATTGTTGAGCTGTTACAGCAAATAGATCCAAAGACAAAGAAACCAATGAAAAAGAAAGTGCTATTTGTGAAGAATGGTGCTGTTGTTGTGTGCCGTGTTCAG GTTAGTAACACGATATGTGTTGAGAAGTTTTCTGATTTTCCGCAACTAGGGAGATTCACTCTTCGCAGTGAAG GAAAAACTGTTGCGGTTGGGAAAGTCACTGGTGTGTGA